From a region of the Dermatophagoides farinae isolate YC_2012a chromosome 3, ASM2471394v1, whole genome shotgun sequence genome:
- the LOC124494685 gene encoding LOW QUALITY PROTEIN: serine/threonine-protein kinase PRP4 homolog (The sequence of the model RefSeq protein was modified relative to this genomic sequence to represent the inferred CDS: deleted 1 base in 1 codon) translates to MTCKSDTKVQGPTTFESILKNNPQPNEENKQQQLQKTKRKQFDMFADEKDEFEDPVARLHQFGHLDEKSLANKNSQNHQNSQSHLIDNWDDSEGYYRIRIGEMLENRYSVYGFTGQGVFSNVVRARDKNKDQQDVAIKIIRNNEVMHKTGLKELEMLKCLNAVDPDDKYHCLRLYSSFYHRQHLCLVFEPLAMNLREVLKKYGKDVGLHIDAVRSYAHQLFLALRLLKKTSILHSDIKPDNILVNNKKTVLKLCDFGSASYLIDSEIAPYLVSRFYRAPEIILGLQYDHAIDMWSIGCTLYELYTGKIMFAGKSNNQMLKYFMDLRGKFSHRMIRKATFRDQHFDHDYNFLYQDIDRVTEKVKIVTLTNMQASRELQSELMAGQQLSEPLSRKVGQLKDLLDKIFVLDPIRRLTPSQALMHPFISEKL, encoded by the exons tgaaaaataaccCACAACCAAATGAGGagaataaacaacaacaactacaaaaaACAAAGCGTAAACAATTTGACATGTTTGCagatgaaaaagatgaatttgAAGATCCTGTTGCACGGTTACATCAATTTGGACATCtggatgaaaaatcattggccaataaaaattcccaaaatcatcaaaatagcCAATCACATTTGATTGACAATTGGGATGATTCCGAAGGATATTATC gCATTAGAATTGGCGAAATGTTGGAAAATCGCTATTCAGTTTATGGGTTCACCGGACAAGGGGTTTTTTCCAACGTTGTTCGTGCCCGtgataaaaacaaagatCAACAGGATGTGGCCATTAAGATTATTCGAAACAATGAAGTAAT GCACAAAACC GGATTGAAAGAGTTAGAAATgttgaaatgtttgaatgCAGTTGATCCGGATGACAAATATCATTGTCTTAGGCTATATTCATCTTTctatcatcgacaacatttATGTCTCGTATTTGAACCATTAGCCATGAACCTAAGAGAagtgttgaaaaaatatggaaaagACGTTGGTCTTCATATCGATGCCGTGCGGTCTTATGCTCACCAACTATTCCTTGCCTTGCGTTTATTGAAGAAGACATCTATACTGCATTCTGATATAAAACCTGATAATATTTtggtcaataataaaaaaactgTCCTAAAACTTTGCGATTTTGGTTCGGCATCATATCTAATAGACAGTGAAATAGCACCATATTTGGTTAGCAGGTTTTATCGAGCACCAGAAATCA TTCTTGGATTACAATATGATCATGCTATCGATATGTGGTCGATTGGATGTACTTTATATGAGTTATACACAGGCAAGATTATGTTCGCCGGCAAAAGTAATAATCAGATGCTAAAGTATTTTATGGATTTACGgggaaaattttctcatcGTATGATACGAAAAGCAACTTTCCGCGATCAacattttgatcatgattaCAATTTTCTATATCAAGATATTGATCGTGTTACCGAAAAGGTGAAAATTGTAACCTTAACAAACATGCAAGCTAGCCGTGAACTTCAATCCGAATTGATGGCTGGTCAACAATTAAGCGAACCATTGTCCCGTAAAGTTGGTCAACTCAAAGATCTGTTGGACAAAATCTTTGTCCTGGATCCTATACGTCGTTTGACTCCATCACAAGCTTTGATGCATCCGTTTATATCGGAAAAATTGTAA